The stretch of DNA TCGTAATAGTGCAAGTCATTGTCCGTTACCTTATTGCGCCTTGCGTAAGTCCTGCTAATATTGGGTTGATATCTGTCTATTTGTATGGTATCATTACCCTCAAATAAATCGCATTGTGGAGGGAAAAATGACGAAAGAACTTAATAAAGAATGTGCCGAAATATATTACAATCGCGGGGTGGCGCATGCCGAAAAAAGTGAGGTTGAACTTGCGATTGAAAACTACACGAAAGCGATAGAACTCAAACCCGATTATGCTGATGCCTATTATAACCGCGGTGGGGCGTTTTTACGCCTCGGAGAACGGGAAAAAGCCAAATCTGACCTGGCAGTCGCAAGACATCTGGGAAGCGATAGCATCGTCGCCTTGGATAAGATACTGCAAGACTACGACCGCGCATGGAAAGTCCTCGGTAACTCATGAAATATTTGACAATTGAAGATATTCTGATTATTGCCGTAGGACATGTGGATAACTATCAACTGCTAAATGAAAATCAGTTACACTATTTGGTTGGTATAGTGGGCGAAAAATTTGGCGATACCGATCTATTTCCAACTCTGTTCCAAAAAGCCGCTGTATATGCCCACCATATCATTACAGGGCATATATTTTTCGATGGGAATAAACGTATCGGTCTAACGTGTGCAATTAGGTTTTTAGAATTGAACGGCTATTCTCGATGCCCTGATATTGAGGATTCGATTATTGATCTTGGCTTTAAGATTGCAGATGGCACCATAACCGATATTGAAATGATTGCTGATCGTATACAGTCGTGGATTCAGTAACGAGCGAATGTTAATGTGGCAGTAAGACTGAAACCCAAATCTATCCCTCCAAACCCCTTCTATGATTATTCAGTTTTTCGCTTTTTAACCTTTGGGTTGAAGAATTACGACCGATAGGTTGCTTCTACAACAGAACGGAATACCCCTAAAAAGTGACTTGACAAAACCTGTCTAAAAATGATAGACTGACTTCAAACAAGGGAACCTGAAAACGACCCCCTTAGTTCTTAAAGATTAGAGAAAGGAAGCAATATGGCATCACAAAGTGAACTAAAGTCAATGCTAAACGCACCTGTCGCTTTAGCACCAAATACCTACCTACATTTTTATAACGGTGGAAAGCTCCGCGCCGAGTTTATGGGTGAATCCGATCCGAAAGATGATTATTACTCCGAAGAATGGATCTTCTCCACAAACCGAGCAATCACTCCGGGCAGGGAGAATCCACCGGACAAAGGACTCAGTCGCATTGAGCTCCCGAGTGGCGAGGTTGTATTACTGAAAGCACTGCTGGAAGAATTTCCGGAAGAAACACTCGGTAGCGCGCACGTCGACAAATACGGGACAGAATTAGGCGTGCTTCTCAAGATTTTTGACGTCGGTGAAGGGGCACATATCCCTATCCATTGGCATCCAAACCCCGATTTCTCGCAAAAACACCTCAATTCCCCCTTTGGTAAGAACGAAGCGTGGATCCTCATCGGCACACGTCCGGGCGCGAAGGCATGGATAGGCTGGAAGGAAGCGATAGACAAAGCAGAATTCCGCCGTCTGATGGAAGCACAAGATGTGCCAACACTACGGAGTCTGATGCACGTTGTTGAACCCAAGGTTGGCGAAGTCTATTTTTTACGGACGCCGATTGTCCATTCACTCGGCACAGGTCTCTGTGTGCTCGAGCCACAAGAACCCACCGACTGGAACATCCTCGCGGAATGGGAAGGTTTTCCGTTTGAAAGAGATGATGGCCACCTCGGACTCGGATGGGATCTCGCTGTAGATGCCGCTGAGTTTGATAAATTGGAACTCGACTATCTTAACAACTACATCCGACGCACGCCAGAACTCGTCCGATCGGAAGGCGATAACCGGGAAGATCGAATCGTGCCAGCGGAAGCCTCGAAATTCTTTGGATGCTCACGTCTAACAGTGGACTCGACGCTCAGTATGCCAGCAGGCGGGGGTTTTTATGCGCTCGTGACTTTGGGCGGCGAAGGCGTGCTACGTGGAGATTTTGAAGATGTTCCGCTCAAACGCGGCAAATCTGTCTTTATCCCACGATGCTTGTCCAGTTACGTCATTGTTAGCACTGGCGATACACCGATGGAGATCATCTGTTGTTATCCGCCGAATCTTTAAGTTATTCGGTACGCCCCGTGTGCTGAAGAATAGTTATCAGCTGTCAGCAGTCAGTTAAAGAGGACTTTGTTTAACCCAAAACCTCTTGTGACTGTTAACTGTTAACTGAAGACTGAAAACTATAAAATGTTAGATTTTAAACCCCCCAAGCCGAATACGGCTCTCATTCAGGTTGCGAAAGGATTTGTCCCGTTTATCAACCGCTTGTTTTTGAAGGGGTTAACGCTGGATGTAGATGCAGAGTCTATTGCTCGTCTAAAAAAAATAGATGGACATCCGACTGTATTATCCCCGAACCACGCGGCGCGCGCCGACCCTGCCGTTATGTTCTGCTTGTCCAAACGGCTCTCTCAGCAGTACTACTATATGACTGCACGCGAGAGTTATGGCAAAGGGAAATTCGATGGCTTACGCGGTTTTCTGATGCAACGGTTCGGGGCGTATTCCATCGTGCGTGGCACCGCGGACCGGAACGCATTCCGCACAACGCGGGAGCTCCTGTCAAAAGGCAACGCGTCCCTTGTTATCTTCGCGGAAGGGGAAATCTCACGTCAGAATGATACTGTCATGCGCTTTGAAAGGGGTATTGTTCAGCTCTGCTTCTGGGCTGTAGACGATATGGCGAAGGCGAGTGTGGACAAACCGTTGTATGTGGTTCCAATCGGAATCAAATACCATTACCCACGGGACATGTGGGACGACATTGATGCCGCCCTCACGGATTTGGAGCGGAGTATTCTCCCATCAGCGGATCGAACGCCGATTGAACGCTATGGACGGTTACGGCGTATCGGTGTCGCGATATTTAAAACGCTTGCAGCTGAGTATCAGTATAAAGTCGACGAGACCGTGCCGCTTGATGCACACATCCAGAAGTTGAAAGAGCAAATCTTGTCCCATGCTGAACAGATCATGGGCATCCACTCCGATGCCGACGTTCTCACAAGGGTGCGGGCGTTGAAAAATTTAGTCGATGCCGAAGTCTATAAAGACATTGAGCAGATGACGGCGTACGAACGGAAGATACATGAAGAACTGCTCCAGAAATTCCAGCGATTCTATCCCGACTTGGAGCGGTTAATTAATTTTATAGCGATTTCAGATGGATATGTCGCGGAAGAACGCTCACCAGAGCGGTTTCTTGAAGTGATTGTGCGTTTGGAGAGAGAAGTCTTTGGTGCGTCAAAAATTCGGGGACCGCGGGTTGCATCCGTCCGTGTCGGTGAACCCAAAAATCTCCGAGACTGTTACGATACCTACAAGGCACAGAAACGAGAAACGGTGGAGCAGGTAACCCTTGAACTTGAAACAACCGTGCGGGCGTTAGTCACGGGTGTATCATGATTGCGTTTACCTGAGAAACGCAGTGAGTAACCGTAGGGGTACAGCCTCTATTGAACGAAACTAAGAACACGAAAGAGCGTTGGTAATACACGTCTTAAAATTAGCATAAGGTGGTAGTCTGCAACAACGGCGCAGACGGTGGGTCCCAGAAGAACGACACCTGCAAAACCATATTATTTAACGCTTCGCGAATTACTAAAAAAGGAGAAAAACATGGCAAAAAAATTGTCGATTGGAAGTTGGGCTTACGCATTTGGTCCCTATGAAGATAATCCTATTCCGTTTGATACCGTCGTCAAGACGCTCAGCGAACTTGAATTTGATGGTATTGAAATCGGGGCGTTTAAACCGCATATCGACATTAACGATTATCCGATGAAAAGTGACCGTGATGCTGTCAGGGGATTAATCTCCTATTACGGTTTGGAAGTCTCTGGATTAGCCGCTGATTTCTGGTCGCACCCCGGTCCCGCTACGGATGAGGGGCAAGAGGACGATAAATACTACAAATTGTTCAAAGAGAGTCTCCAACTCGCCCTGGATCTCGGATCGCCTGCGATTCGTGTGGATACGGTGGATGATCCCGAAGAAGGAATTCCTGGCGTTGAGCCTGAGAAAGCCTGGGATCGAATCGTCTCCGTCTGGAGACGCTGTGCCCAAGTCGCCGAAGATCACGGCGTGTTGATGCTCTGGGAATTTGAACCCGGATTTATGTTCAACAAACCCAGCGACATTGTCAATATGCCACAGGCAGTGGGTCATCCCAATTTCAAGGTGATGTTTGATACCTGTCATGCACAAATGTGTGCAGTTGTCGGTGCCCGGCAGCCCGGAGAGACGGAAACCCTCGGAGATAATGGGGTCATTGACCTTGCACGTCAGTTAAAAGGAGAGATTGGGCACTTCCACCTCATCGATTCCGATAACACGCTCCATGGCGACGAAACAAGCACGCATGCACCTTTCGGGGAGGGTGTGCTTGATTTTGACGCGATTATTCCGGTCATCATGGATGAGACTGGCTACGATGGTGATTGGTTCTCTATTGATCTCTGTTTCTGGCCCAATGCATGGGATGTCACGGAAGACGCAAAGAAATTCCTAACGCCCTATCTGGAACGGTATTAAGGCTTTTCCTTCCTGGACACCGGGTCTGTGTGCTGTCACATTACGCGCAGGTTCTGGGTTAAATCGCCAGGGCTTGTCGTATAATTTGTATAGGGGCGAGATCCCTCGCCCCTATATGTAGGTTTAACGAAACCATAGCCCGTAAGCGTAGCGGAGGGCGGATCTACGGAGAGGATCGTTGGTCATGCTACTCACCTGACCGACCCGCAAGGTATAATTAAAAATGTTGAATCTGCGTTCATTAGATCCCCTAATTGATTTGGCGTTTGAAGAAGATATCGGTATAGGTGATATAACAACAGAGGCAACGGTGCCGCCCGAACAGAGGGCTGTGGGAACCCTGCTTGCTAAGAGTGACGGCATTGTTGCAGGACTGCCAGTCGCCGAACGAGTCTTCGCAAAATTAGATGAAACGTTGTCGTTTCGTGGACTTGTCACTGATGGGGACGCTGTGAAGGCAGGTGCGCCGATTGCCGAGGTCCGGGGGAGTGCCAAAACGATTCTAATCGGAGAGCGGACCGCTCTTAATTTCCTGCAACGGCTTTCCGGGATAGCAACGCTCACCGCACAATTCGTGGCGGCAGTCGCTGGCTACGACACCAAAATCGTAGATACTCGGAAGACTGCAGCCGGATGGCGAGCGGTTCAGAAGTATGCCGTGCGTGTCGGCGGTGGACAAAACCACCGTTTTGGGCTTTATGACGGTGTACTCATCAAGGATAACCACATCGTTGCCGCTGGAGGTATTGGTAACGCCGTTCAGCGTGCGCGACAGATTGTTCCACACACCGCAAAGATCGAGGTCGAGGTTGAATCCCTGGATCAGGTCGATGAAGCTCTAAAAGCAGGAGCGGACATCTTACTCCTTGACAACATGGCTCCCAGCATTATGAAAAGTGTTGTACATGAAGTGGGGGATCTTGCGGTGACAGAAGCCTCCGGTGGTATTACACTTGACAAAGTAAAAACTGTGGCAGCAGCCGGTGTAGATCTCATCTCTGTCGGGGCATTGACGCATTCAGCGATGCCGATGGATATTAGTTTGACGCTGACGCTCATTGCTCAATAGTTGTCAGTTATCAGTTTGTGGGTGCCAGTGAAGAGGTTTGCGTTTTACAAAGGTTGCCTCTTGTGTCTGACAACCGAAAGGATTCTTCGTAGAAGAATTCGACCTGATAGCCGACAGCCACTAAAAAGGAGATTTCGCTGGTAATGCAGGAATTTTTGAGCCGCGAAAACGTGGCTCGCGGTGCGCTTTTCTTTCTGCTGTGCACATTCGCTGGGTTATTTCTAAGTTTTTTGTGGGGTGGTACTCAAGATATAAAGCAGGTTTTTCGCGAAATGCAGTTTGAGATGCTGCTCGGCGCGT from Candidatus Poribacteria bacterium encodes:
- a CDS encoding tetratricopeptide repeat protein, with protein sequence MTKELNKECAEIYYNRGVAHAEKSEVELAIENYTKAIELKPDYADAYYNRGGAFLRLGEREKAKSDLAVARHLGSDSIVALDKILQDYDRAWKVLGNS
- a CDS encoding type II toxin-antitoxin system death-on-curing family toxin, whose product is MKYLTIEDILIIAVGHVDNYQLLNENQLHYLVGIVGEKFGDTDLFPTLFQKAAVYAHHIITGHIFFDGNKRIGLTCAIRFLELNGYSRCPDIEDSIIDLGFKIADGTITDIEMIADRIQSWIQ
- a CDS encoding 1-acyl-sn-glycerol-3-phosphate acyltransferase — protein: MLDFKPPKPNTALIQVAKGFVPFINRLFLKGLTLDVDAESIARLKKIDGHPTVLSPNHAARADPAVMFCLSKRLSQQYYYMTARESYGKGKFDGLRGFLMQRFGAYSIVRGTADRNAFRTTRELLSKGNASLVIFAEGEISRQNDTVMRFERGIVQLCFWAVDDMAKASVDKPLYVVPIGIKYHYPRDMWDDIDAALTDLERSILPSADRTPIERYGRLRRIGVAIFKTLAAEYQYKVDETVPLDAHIQKLKEQILSHAEQIMGIHSDADVLTRVRALKNLVDAEVYKDIEQMTAYERKIHEELLQKFQRFYPDLERLINFIAISDGYVAEERSPERFLEVIVRLEREVFGASKIRGPRVASVRVGEPKNLRDCYDTYKAQKRETVEQVTLELETTVRALVTGVS
- a CDS encoding sugar phosphate isomerase/epimerase, producing the protein MAKKLSIGSWAYAFGPYEDNPIPFDTVVKTLSELEFDGIEIGAFKPHIDINDYPMKSDRDAVRGLISYYGLEVSGLAADFWSHPGPATDEGQEDDKYYKLFKESLQLALDLGSPAIRVDTVDDPEEGIPGVEPEKAWDRIVSVWRRCAQVAEDHGVLMLWEFEPGFMFNKPSDIVNMPQAVGHPNFKVMFDTCHAQMCAVVGARQPGETETLGDNGVIDLARQLKGEIGHFHLIDSDNTLHGDETSTHAPFGEGVLDFDAIIPVIMDETGYDGDWFSIDLCFWPNAWDVTEDAKKFLTPYLERY
- the nadC gene encoding carboxylating nicotinate-nucleotide diphosphorylase; the encoded protein is MLNLRSLDPLIDLAFEEDIGIGDITTEATVPPEQRAVGTLLAKSDGIVAGLPVAERVFAKLDETLSFRGLVTDGDAVKAGAPIAEVRGSAKTILIGERTALNFLQRLSGIATLTAQFVAAVAGYDTKIVDTRKTAAGWRAVQKYAVRVGGGQNHRFGLYDGVLIKDNHIVAAGGIGNAVQRARQIVPHTAKIEVEVESLDQVDEALKAGADILLLDNMAPSIMKSVVHEVGDLAVTEASGGITLDKVKTVAAAGVDLISVGALTHSAMPMDISLTLTLIAQ